One Rhinolophus sinicus isolate RSC01 linkage group LG06, ASM3656204v1, whole genome shotgun sequence DNA window includes the following coding sequences:
- the SERPINH1 gene encoding serpin H1 — protein MRSLLLTSTFCLLAVALAAEVKKPAAAAAAPGTAEKLSPKAATLAERSAGLAFSLYQAMAKDQAVENILLSPVVVASSLGLVSLGGKAATASQAKAVLSAEQLRDEEVHAGLGELLRSVSNSTARNVTWKLGSRLYGPSSVSFAEDFVRSSKQHYNCEHSKINFRDKRSALQSINEWAAQTTDGKLPEVTKEVERTDGALLVNAMFFKPHWDERFHHKMVDNRGFMVTRSYTVGVTMMHRTGLYNYYDDEKEKLQMVEMPLAHKLSSLIILMPHHVEPLERLEKMLTKEQLKIWMGKMQKKAVAISLPKGVVEVTHDLQKHLAGLGLTEAIDKNKADLSRMSGKKDLYLASVFHATAFEWDTEGNPFDQDIYGREELRSPKLFYADHPFIFLVRDSQSGSLLFIGRLVRPKGDKMRDEL, from the exons ATGCGCTCACTCCTGCTCACCAGCACCTTCTGCCTCCTGGCTGTGGCCCTGGCCGCCGAGGTGAAGAAACCCGCGGCAGCCGCAGCAGCCCCTGGCACGGCGGAGAAGCTGAGCCCCAAGGCAGCCACACTGGCTGAGCGCAGCGCTGGCCTGGCCTTCAGTCTCTACCAGGCCATGGCCAAGGATCAGGCGGTGGAGAACATCCTGTTGTCGCCGGTGGTGGTGGCCTCGTCGCTGGGATTAGTGTCGCTGGGCGGCAAGGCGGCGACCGCGTCACAGGCCAAGGCAGTACTGAGTGCGGAGCAGCTGCGCGACGAGGAGGTGCACGCGGGCCTGGGCGAGCTGCTGCGCTCCGTCAGCAACAGCACTGCGCGCAATGTGACCTGGAAGCTGGGCAGCCGCCTGTACGGACCCAGCTCCGTGAGCTTCGCGGAGGACTTCGTGCGCAGCAGCAAGCAGCACTACAACTGCGAGCACTCCAAGATCAACTTCCGCGACAAGCGCAGCGCCCTGCAGTCCATCAACGAATGGGCGGCCCAAACCACCGACGGCAAGCTGCCCGAGGTCACCAAAGAGGTGGAGCGCACGGATGGTGCTCTACTGGTCAACGCCATGTTCTTCAAGC CACACTGGGATGAGAGATTCCACCATAAGATGGTGGATAACCGAGGTTTCATGGTGACCCGTTCCTACACCGTGGGTGTCACGATGATGCACCGGACAG gCCTTTACAACTACTATGACGATGAGAAGGAGAAGCTGCAAATGGTGGAGATGCCCCTGGCCCACAAGCTGTCCAGCCTCATCATCCTCATGCCCCACCACGTGGAGCCCCTTGAGCGCCTTGAAAAGATGCTGACCAAAGAGCAGCTGAAGATCTGGATGGGGAAGATGCAGAAGAAGGCTGTCGCCATCTCCCTGCCCAAGGGGGTGGTGGAGGTGACCCACGACCTGCAG AAACACCTGGCTGGCCTGGGTCTGACTGAGGCCATCGACAAGAATAAGGCAGACCTGTCGCGCATGTCGGGCAAGAAGGACCTGTACTTGGCCAGTGTGTTCCATGCCACCGCCTTCGAGTGGGACACAGAGGGCAACCCCTTTGACCAGGACATCTATGGGCGCGAGGAGCTGCGCAGTCCCAAGCTCTTCTATGCCGACCACCCCTTCATCTTCTTGGTTCGAGACTCCCAGAGCGGTTCCCTGTTGTTCATTGGGCGCCTGGTCCGGCCCAAGGGCGACAAGATGCGAGATGAGTTGTAG